AAACGCCTTTCTTTTAATATAATCCGACTCAGCAATACGTATGTCTTTTACAATACCTTCTTTAAGTTTTATGAGAATGGCTTCTCTCTCATTTATTTCAACAAGTAAACGTCGAGAATCCGCTATAGAAGATAGTTCAGTATCTATATCTATTATTTCTGCAAGTAATTTGTGATAATCTTCAGCAAGCATTTATTACTCCTTTTAACTGTAATTTCATCTAATTACACTATTTATAAATGATGCCTATAAAAATTTATCCATCCATTACCTTAATCTGAATCTGTAGCATACCATCTACTACATTACTCTTAGTTTCAATATCACTATTTTCCTTTTCCATATCTTTTATTCGGAATAGAATATTGGTGAGGGATATTGTGTTAAAATTTCCTTTTTTGTTGTCTGGTTTTGACGAAATAAGAAGGATTTTAACTAGACCATTCTCTATAGTAACATTGTAATTAATTGCGTTGATGTATATGGCGTCAGAAATTCGAAGTAAAAGCTTTATATATTTTATTGGAAGGCCACTTTTACTTATAACATCTTTAATCTTGTCGTTTTCCCTACATTGTTCCACATTTATTTGCATTTTTACACTCCATAAATTATATTAAAACTAGATCATAACAAACTAAAATTAATATATAATCCCATGCAGATATAATTTACAAATGAGACATGATAACCGCGGAGATAGATTAATAAAAAAACAGATATTAAGCCTCAACAAGCATTTACCTCGCAAACGAAAGTTCCTTGATGAACTTCTCCTAGAAGAAAGACCACATGTTGTTGGAGGAGATAATAGCAGACATAGATTTAAAAGGGATGAACTTAGAAGATTATCTCAAATTATCGAAGAATCAGAATACCATCTACTGAGATTACCAATATACATTGAGATTGATTCAAATGCTTCGGGTTCCAGAATATCTGGAAGACTCGAAAACAAAGTAATATGCAATATACTAAAGATTAAAGACTGTAGCTCAGAGATATATTTGTACAGAAAAGACATCAAATTACTACGAAAAGAGCTCCCAACTACAACACAGTACGTATTTCTAGTGAGGTAAAATAATGACTCGAGACCCATTAAATGAATTATTTAAAGATATTAAAGATCCTGATAACCGTGCAAAGATGTTCCTTCTATTTGCTGGAGCCATGATAATGTCAACCATTTTAATAGTGGTTGGGACCATCATATTCATTCTTAGATTACTACATATATTTTGAACAGATCTATCAAAATTGAAATTAAATTATTGGATTTAAATTTTGGTATACATTGGAAACAATCTTTTTTGCTGAAAAAATAGTATTTTCAAGTAATTTTCCTGAGGTTAACACAGTAGCTACAGGTTCTCCCTTTTCAATAATTACGTCTGAAACAGGTATATCATTCAAATCTTTTAAGTCAAGATTTCCTACCAAAGAACGATACTTTGCATGAATTATCATCTTTGCAGCAAATTTTTGAGGTTGAGGAATATTATTTAGATCTCCCTCACATGCGTGTATATGGGCTTCTGCCATGTTTATCCCCAAAGATAGTTCCGCTACTTCAAAAGTTCCTTGTGGTCTAGGATTAACTTCTATAAGGTAGATATTTCCATTATTTATTTTCATATCAACACCATTGGAACCTATGAGTTTCAAATCCTTTATAACATCTTCAGCAACTTCTTTAAAATCTTTTTGTATATTTATAGATTTATTTGCATCGAATTTTTCTGTATATGGGGCAATGTTACCACAGTACCCATATATTCCCATTTGTCCCAACCAGCT
This sequence is a window from Methanobacterium sp. SMA-27. Protein-coding genes within it:
- a CDS encoding DUF61 family protein, which translates into the protein MRHDNRGDRLIKKQILSLNKHLPRKRKFLDELLLEERPHVVGGDNSRHRFKRDELRRLSQIIEESEYHLLRLPIYIEIDSNASGSRISGRLENKVICNILKIKDCSSEIYLYRKDIKLLRKELPTTTQYVFLVR